AGACGATGAAACGGTACAATGTCAAACTGTCCTACCTGGTCGGTACGATGATCGAGTTGCCGCGGGCGGCGATGACGGCGGAGCGCATCGCCGAGGAAGCCGAGTTTTTCTCTTTCGGGACCAATGATTTGACCCAAACCACGTTCGGATTCTCACGCGACGACGCGGCCAAGTTCATCGATTATTACCGGACTATCAACATCATGGACTCCGACCCCTTTGCCGTCTTGGATCGAGAGGGAGTCGGAGCCTTGATGCAGCGGGCCATCAGCGGCGGACGCAAGACGAGGCCGGGTATTAAACTCGGCATTTGCGGGGAACACGGCGGCGATCCGAGCTCGGTCGAGTTTTGTCATCAACTCGGATTGGATTACGTCAGTTGCTCCCCCTATCGCGTGGCGATCGCCAGACTGGCCGCCGCCCACGCCGCGCTGGCCGAAGCCGGTGAGAAACCGTCCGGTAAAAAACCGTCGAAGACCGTGGTAAAGGCGAAAGCGCCCTCGCGCAAGAAGCGGTGACGCGCGATCTTGATTTCATGGCCCTCGCTCTCCGTCTCGCCGAGAAAGGCCGGGGGACGGCCGGCCCCAATCCGATGGTCGGCGCCGTCGTCGTCAGAGAGGGGCGAATCGTCGGCCGGGGGTTTCATCTCCGCCCCGGCCTTCCCCATGCCGAAATCCTGGCTCTTCGTCAAGCAGGAGATCTTGCCGCGGGCGCGACGCTCTACGTCACGCTCGAGCCCTGTTGCCACCAGAAGAAACGAACGCCCCCCTGCGTTCCGGCCGTGATCGGCTCCGGTATTCGTCGCGTGGTCGTCGCCATGACCGATCCCAATCCGTCGGTCAGGGGAAGGGGCGTGGCCGCGCTCCGCCGGGCCGGACTTGCGGTGACGGTCGGTGTCGCCCGACAGGAGGCCGAGGAATTGAACAGGGCTTACTCTCATTGGATGAAGACGAAACGTCCCTACGTCACGTTAAAGGCCGGCATGACGCTGGACGGAAAAATCGCCACGGCGACCGGGGAATCGAGGTGGATCACCGGTCAACCGTCGCGTCGAGAAGTTCATCGGCTTCGCCGTGAGGTGGATGCCGTCCTGGTCGGCGTAGGGACGGTGATGCGGGATGATTCATCGTTGACCGCGCGGACCGGCCCGCGGCTCGCCAGGTTGGCCGAAAGACAGCCGCTCCGCATCGTCGTGGACAGCCGATTGCGCATCCCGCCGAATGCCAGGATCTTGGCGCAACAGGAAGCTGCGAAGACGGTGGTGGCCACGACCGCGTTGGCCGATCCTGTCAGGAAGCGGGCGTTGCTCGAACGAGGGATCGAGGTCCTCACGCTTCCCGTCGTGGGAGGAAGCGTCTCGCTGGCCGCCCTGATGAGCGATCTCGGCCGGAGGGGAATTATCTCGGTCTTGTTGGAGGGCGGCGGCAAGCTGAATGCCGCCATGCTGAAGGCGCGACTCGTCCAGCGCGTCCGTCTCTATGTCGCGCCGCTGTTGCTCGGCGGCGATGACGCGAAAAGCCTTATCGGAGGAAAAGGCCCGGCTCGCCTGGCTTCAGCGACGAGACTGCGTCATCTGACGACTCGCGCGGTCGGCGGCGATCTGGTCGTTGAGGGCGATCTATGATCGGTTCGATCCTTGGCGCAGCCCTTCTTGTGTGGATCGGTTGGCAGCCGGTTGACGGTCGCGCCGAGAGCGGAAACGAACCATCGGGCGACCTGGCGGCCAAGGTGTTCCGGTATCTGGATGCCGGAACGATCGAGGACGCCGATCGTCGGTTGCAAGAGATCCTGACCCATCCGGAATCGTCCATTGAACGAGTGGGCGAAATCATCAGAACGGGACGATCCTACGGTGAACAGCCGACCGGCACCGTTCCTGATTTGCACGTGGCGGTTCGGGGGAAGTTCTATTCCGTGTCCATCGCCGTCCCCGTGTCATATCACCCATCAAGAAGCATAGGCTTGGTCGTCTGTTTGCACGGAGCCGGTTTTGACGGCGAAGCCTATCTGGAACGGTGGCGGGAGCGATTGGGTGATGCGTACATCTTGGCCTGTCCGACCTATCCGTCCGGGGCGTGGTTTACGCGACGGGCCGAAGAGTTGGTGTTGGCGACCATTCATGATCTTCTGAGGAGATACCGCATTGATCCGAACCGGATTTTTTTGACCGGCATGTCGAACGGCGGCATCGGAACGCTGCTGATCGGAATGCACCACGCTCCGTTGTTCGCGGGCATCGCGCCGATGGCCGGTGGGTTGGACCGTGTGCTGATGCC
This sequence is a window from Candidatus Nitrospira inopinata. Protein-coding genes within it:
- the ribD gene encoding bifunctional diaminohydroxyphosphoribosylaminopyrimidine deaminase/5-amino-6-(5-phosphoribosylamino)uracil reductase RibD, with translation MTRDLDFMALALRLAEKGRGTAGPNPMVGAVVVREGRIVGRGFHLRPGLPHAEILALRQAGDLAAGATLYVTLEPCCHQKKRTPPCVPAVIGSGIRRVVVAMTDPNPSVRGRGVAALRRAGLAVTVGVARQEAEELNRAYSHWMKTKRPYVTLKAGMTLDGKIATATGESRWITGQPSRREVHRLRREVDAVLVGVGTVMRDDSSLTARTGPRLARLAERQPLRIVVDSRLRIPPNARILAQQEAAKTVVATTALADPVRKRALLERGIEVLTLPVVGGSVSLAALMSDLGRRGIISVLLEGGGKLNAAMLKARLVQRVRLYVAPLLLGGDDAKSLIGGKGPARLASATRLRHLTTRAVGGDLVVEGDL
- a CDS encoding carboxylesterase family protein, producing MIGSILGAALLVWIGWQPVDGRAESGNEPSGDLAAKVFRYLDAGTIEDADRRLQEILTHPESSIERVGEIIRTGRSYGEQPTGTVPDLHVAVRGKFYSVSIAVPVSYHPSRSIGLVVCLHGAGFDGEAYLERWRERLGDAYILACPTYPSGAWFTRRAEELVLATIHDLLRRYRIDPNRIFLTGMSNGGIGTLLIGMHHAPLFAGIAPMAGGLDRVLMPFLENLRNTPVYIIHGAKDEVMPVELSRSIVRELEALGYPYIYREHQREHPMAGGHYFPREELPDLVAWLGGRRRDPLPTRLTVVRDASHLQPFGWVRVDATDRIAAFSDDLVDRTDERIRRREYARLDASIVEANRIEVKTERIRRYSLFLNDRLIDPSKPVAVVTNGRVSFEGLVVPSLKTLLQQARLRQTADELFPVHLTIAVEDQP